A single region of the Gemella sp. zg-570 genome encodes:
- a CDS encoding RluA family pseudouridine synthase, giving the protein MKFVAKEDYKSVRLFLQNFLMLSKKNIHKINMEKEAVTLNGKIVKLEETVKKNDVIKINIILAKSKYKINDEIKITKEYEDDFLLVVSKPFGIKTHPNDKEVEDNTLLNYLIKDYIYLEPIHRLDTDTCGLVIFAKSPLIKSKLDYMLEKKYIKRFYSAIIKKYIKPQQIMTNIGRDRIEKNKMAVVSQGKQAITNILSCEKLNKDFYKVCISLETGRTHQIRVHLAHLNSSIVGDKLYSKDFYKFKNMYLGALKLEFNHPVTNKIILITSSLKNDFDKIIK; this is encoded by the coding sequence ATGAAATTTGTTGCTAAGGAAGATTACAAGAGTGTAAGATTATTTTTACAAAATTTTTTAATGCTGTCGAAAAAAAATATTCATAAAATTAATATGGAAAAAGAAGCAGTAACATTAAATGGAAAAATCGTTAAATTAGAAGAGACTGTCAAAAAAAATGATGTAATAAAAATAAATATTATTTTAGCTAAATCAAAATATAAAATTAATGATGAAATAAAAATTACAAAAGAATATGAAGATGATTTTTTACTAGTTGTTTCTAAACCCTTCGGAATAAAAACTCATCCTAACGATAAAGAAGTAGAAGATAATACACTGCTCAACTATTTAATAAAAGACTATATTTATTTAGAACCAATACACAGATTAGATACCGATACTTGCGGGCTTGTAATTTTTGCTAAAAGCCCCTTAATTAAATCAAAACTAGATTATATGCTGGAGAAAAAATATATAAAAAGATTTTACTCGGCTATTATAAAAAAATATATAAAACCTCAACAAATTATGACAAATATAGGTAGGGATAGAATAGAAAAAAATAAAATGGCAGTGGTAAGTCAAGGTAAACAAGCTATAACTAATATTCTTTCATGTGAAAAATTAAATAAAGATTTTTATAAAGTTTGTATTTCATTAGAAACAGGAAGAACTCATCAAATAAGAGTTCATCTAGCACATCTAAATTCTAGCATTGTTGGAGATAAACTTTATTCAAAAGATTTTTATAAATTTAAAAATATGTACCTGGGTGCATTAAAATTAGAATTTAATCATCCTGTAACTAATAAAATTATTTTGATAACTTCTTCATTGAAAAATGATTTTGATAAAATAATAAAGTAG
- a CDS encoding MFS transporter — protein sequence MKNDYNAILIILVYFLLQLSHSAYNNYSVLYIESLNISKKWLTGLVVNISVISEIIFFIFSSKLVRKVEAKNLLLFSCFIASLRWFLLGIFQNVYIFALTQVTHAITFALAQLAFVLILNSKFSVDKTLDMQSLYSSICFQLSAFIGMYVVGSIWDTSTQLVFYVSSFIALMALIISFKIKFE from the coding sequence ATGAAAAATGACTATAATGCAATACTTATTATTTTAGTTTATTTCTTGCTACAATTAAGTCATTCAGCCTACAATAATTACAGCGTACTTTATATAGAAAGTCTTAATATTTCTAAGAAATGGCTTACGGGTTTAGTGGTAAATATATCTGTAATTTCAGAAATTATTTTTTTTATTTTTTCTAGTAAACTTGTTCGCAAAGTTGAAGCTAAAAATTTATTATTATTTTCTTGTTTTATTGCAAGTTTAAGATGGTTCTTACTCGGTATTTTTCAAAATGTATATATTTTTGCACTAACACAAGTTACTCACGCAATAACTTTTGCACTTGCACAACTAGCTTTTGTTTTAATATTAAATAGTAAATTTTCAGTTGATAAAACTCTGGATATGCAAAGCCTATATAGTTCTATTTGTTTTCAATTATCGGCTTTTATAGGAATGTATGTCGTAGGTTCTATTTGGGATACTAGCACACAGCTAGTATTTTATGTATCTTCGTTTATAGCTTTAATGGCATTAATAATTTCTTTTAAAATAAAATTTGAATAA
- a CDS encoding MFS transporter, translating into MKAKNWLAINYFLQYAVQGVFFQYWLVYLTGVKKLSILEASGIFSMVYLARFLGGVFFASYLIRVFGMKKSYRIISIGGFLATLMYGFTDSKLSLIVVTFLIGITFFTLTPLTETTASIFLKEAGIDYGKVRVFGSFSFMLIGISVGAVLYYINNDFIYYAMVFLVGLYCVFICSKMPKLVDTIKVYGNENKEKNLFLG; encoded by the coding sequence ATGAAAGCAAAAAATTGGTTGGCAATTAATTATTTTTTACAATATGCAGTTCAAGGAGTATTTTTTCAATATTGGTTAGTTTACTTAACAGGAGTGAAAAAACTTTCTATTTTAGAAGCAAGTGGTATTTTTTCTATGGTCTATCTAGCTAGATTTTTAGGAGGAGTATTTTTCGCATCATATTTAATAAGAGTATTTGGAATGAAAAAATCATATAGGATAATATCAATAGGCGGATTTTTAGCTACTCTTATGTACGGTTTTACAGATAGTAAATTAAGTTTAATAGTAGTTACATTTCTTATAGGAATAACATTTTTCACCCTAACGCCACTTACAGAAACAACAGCGTCAATATTTTTAAAAGAAGCGGGTATTGATTATGGTAAAGTTAGAGTTTTTGGTTCTTTTTCTTTTATGTTAATAGGTATTTCTGTCGGGGCAGTATTATATTACATTAATAATGATTTTATATATTATGCTATGGTATTTCTTGTAGGACTTTATTGTGTTTTTATATGTTCAAAAATGCCTAAATTAGTAGATACAATAAAAGTTTACGGCAATGAAAATAAAGAAAAAAATCTTTTTCTTGGATGA
- a CDS encoding CPBP family intramembrane glutamic endopeptidase — MKLNFKNGKILPVLVFVGIYLLSLIVLPYSSVKYFKINNTEMIYNLMLLYNFLAAVIIIFFTSKYKINSIEKEGSKYNILMSIFFSILGFLAMYLLQICIGILLQIFSKIFGFEVASQNTADIVKIIKKIPIFSIYVLILAPILEELVFRKIIFGYLYDILYSKYEWIRFLFAAVLSGILFAIPHDGFSPVMLLYIALSILFCFLYKITGRISVSIIAHSLMNLVVVLAQIYLIK; from the coding sequence ATGAAATTAAATTTTAAAAATGGAAAAATTTTACCTGTTTTAGTTTTTGTTGGAATTTATCTATTGTCCTTAATAGTTCTTCCTTATTCTAGTGTAAAATATTTTAAAATAAATAATACTGAAATGATTTATAATTTAATGCTACTATATAATTTTTTAGCAGCAGTTATAATTATATTTTTTACAAGTAAATATAAAATTAATTCTATTGAAAAAGAGGGAAGTAAATATAATATACTAATGTCAATATTTTTTTCAATACTTGGTTTCTTAGCCATGTATTTGCTACAAATATGTATAGGTATTTTATTACAGATATTTTCAAAAATTTTTGGTTTTGAAGTTGCTAGTCAAAACACAGCAGATATCGTAAAAATAATAAAAAAAATACCAATATTTTCAATTTATGTATTGATTTTAGCACCTATTTTAGAAGAATTAGTATTTAGAAAAATTATATTTGGTTATCTTTATGATATTTTATATAGCAAATACGAATGGATAAGATTTTTATTTGCAGCGGTATTATCTGGTATACTTTTTGCTATTCCACACGATGGATTTTCACCAGTCATGTTATTATATATAGCACTATCTATATTATTTTGTTTTTTATATAAAATTACTGGTAGAATATCTGTTTCGATAATAGCTCATTCTTTAATGAATTTAGTTGTTGTTTTAGCCCAGATATACCTTATTAAGTAG
- a CDS encoding MATE family efflux transporter, protein MYEGKNTKEQIIIFIKLLFPVLIYQMISYSSNMIGTFMAGHYSSKDLAGISMGVNIWNPIFSVISTLVVAIVPIVSHLVGKGRESEIPTKLRQFIYIALIISTVIAVILNLFSEVLVDKLGISSEISGITKNFLKYQSYGLIPITLYVTLRSFIDSLGLTRISMIMMFIYVPVNILLSYALIFGKFGFYEFGGVGIAISVNITYIFSLFLAIFIILNHPKIKKYNIFKIEKIKFKHWPEIFKLGLPMSLAVLLETFMFSALSIMISIFDTYTIAAHQSSLNFAGFLYSLPMSISSALTIVVSYHLGAKNYKLANKYVNIGTLVSIIFSVITAVLILIFRSKIPYLYGSDESFVIIAKDLLIFVVGFVIFDSFSASLVGVLRAYKKVLPTCFSQIVGFYIFALPLAYYLVYIKKIGVSGLWISWVLGLGIYSILMTSYYVKFLRNKYTR, encoded by the coding sequence ATGTACGAGGGTAAAAATACAAAAGAACAAATAATAATTTTTATAAAATTATTATTTCCAGTATTAATTTATCAGATGATATCATACTCATCTAATATGATAGGAACATTTATGGCTGGACATTATAGTTCAAAAGATTTGGCTGGTATTAGTATGGGAGTTAATATTTGGAATCCTATTTTCTCAGTTATTTCTACCTTGGTAGTTGCTATTGTTCCCATAGTTTCTCATTTAGTTGGCAAAGGTAGAGAAAGTGAAATACCTACTAAGCTTAGACAGTTTATATACATAGCCTTAATAATTTCAACTGTAATAGCAGTAATCTTAAATTTATTTTCAGAAGTTTTGGTTGATAAGTTGGGTATCTCTTCTGAAATTTCAGGAATTACTAAAAATTTTTTAAAATATCAAAGTTATGGTTTAATACCAATAACTCTTTATGTAACATTGAGGTCTTTTATTGATAGTTTGGGACTGACTAGAATTTCTATGATTATGATGTTTATATATGTTCCAGTAAATATTTTACTTAGCTATGCCTTGATATTTGGTAAGTTTGGTTTTTATGAATTTGGTGGAGTAGGTATTGCCATCTCGGTAAACATCACCTACATATTTTCTTTGTTCTTGGCAATTTTTATAATATTAAATCATCCTAAAATAAAAAAATATAATATTTTTAAAATAGAGAAAATAAAATTTAAACATTGGCCAGAAATATTTAAGTTAGGACTACCCATGTCGCTTGCAGTTTTACTTGAAACTTTTATGTTTTCAGCCTTATCAATCATGATAAGTATTTTTGATACTTATACCATTGCTGCCCACCAAAGTTCTCTTAACTTTGCAGGTTTTTTATATTCTTTACCCATGAGTATTTCTAGTGCTTTAACCATAGTTGTATCCTATCACTTAGGAGCTAAAAATTATAAGCTAGCAAATAAATATGTAAATATTGGAACTTTAGTTTCGATAATATTTTCTGTAATAACGGCAGTGCTAATATTAATATTTAGGTCTAAAATACCATATCTATACGGAAGTGATGAAAGTTTTGTAATAATTGCAAAAGACTTATTAATATTTGTTGTAGGATTTGTAATTTTTGATTCTTTTTCAGCTTCCTTAGTTGGAGTTTTACGAGCTTATAAAAAAGTTTTACCTACTTGTTTTTCGCAGATAGTAGGATTTTATATTTTCGCTCTACCTCTAGCTTACTATTTAGTTTATATAAAAAAAATTGGAGTTTCAGGTTTATGGATATCGTGGGTTTTAGGATTAGGTATTTATTCAATATTAATGACAAGCTACTACGTTAAATTTTTAAGAAATAAATATACAAGATAA
- the pcp gene encoding pyroglutamyl-peptidase I — protein MKVLITGFEAFGNDKLNSSAEIVYRLPDKLNDILLIKKIIPTVFNKSAEMLKKEIDSHKPDIVICVGQAGGKDRKKIAVERVAINIDDARIADNEGNRPLDKIIQENGSTAYFSTLPIKAIYSELIKNNIPTEISNSAGTFVCNHIMYQSLYLSNTKYNFKTGFIHIPYIKEQVHDDQTPYIEIEKLVQAIKIIISTSLEYHNKSDLLLEAGKEY, from the coding sequence ATGAAAGTTCTAATAACTGGTTTTGAAGCATTTGGCAATGATAAACTTAATTCATCTGCAGAAATAGTGTATAGATTGCCTGATAAATTAAATGATATTTTGCTAATTAAAAAAATAATTCCAACAGTATTTAACAAGAGTGCAGAAATGCTAAAAAAAGAAATAGATTCACACAAACCAGATATAGTAATTTGTGTTGGTCAAGCTGGTGGTAAAGACAGAAAAAAAATAGCTGTAGAACGTGTTGCAATAAATATTGATGACGCAAGAATAGCAGATAATGAGGGTAATCGACCACTTGATAAAATCATTCAAGAAAATGGTTCAACTGCCTACTTTTCTACCTTACCTATAAAGGCTATATACTCTGAATTAATAAAAAATAATATTCCTACTGAAATTTCTAACAGTGCTGGAACATTTGTTTGTAATCATATAATGTATCAATCCCTATATTTATCTAACACAAAATATAATTTCAAAACAGGATTTATTCATATTCCATATATCAAAGAACAAGTACACGATGACCAAACACCATATATAGAAATTGAAAAACTTGTTCAAGCCATAAAAATAATAATTTCTACTTCCTTAGAATACCACAATAAATCAGATTTATTATTAGAAGCTGGCAAGGAATATTAA
- the guaC gene encoding GMP reductase: MRIFDYEDVQLIPNKCIVESRSECNTEIKLGNRTFKLPVVPANMQTIIDEKLAEELASKGYFYIMHRFNPERRLNFVKRMNELGLYSSISIGIKPVEFDFVLELKENNLIPEYITIDIAHGHSNKVIEMIKFIKEHLPTSFVIAGNVGTPEAVRELENAGADATKVGIGPGKVCITKLKTGFGTGGWQLAALRWCQKATSKPIIADGGIRNHGDIAKSIRFGAAFVMIGSLFAGHEQSPGETIEINGEKFKEYFGSASEFQKGERKNVEGKKILTSHKGDLFATLIEMQQDLQSSISYAGGKNLASLQKVDYVIVKNSIFNGDR; this comes from the coding sequence ATGAGAATTTTTGACTATGAGGATGTACAATTAATTCCGAACAAATGTATAGTTGAAAGTAGGTCTGAATGTAATACAGAAATTAAATTAGGAAATAGAACTTTTAAATTACCAGTAGTCCCTGCAAATATGCAGACTATTATAGATGAAAAACTTGCTGAAGAATTAGCAAGCAAGGGTTATTTTTACATAATGCACAGATTTAATCCAGAAAGAAGATTAAATTTTGTAAAAAGAATGAATGAACTAGGATTATATTCATCTATAAGTATTGGTATCAAACCAGTAGAATTTGATTTTGTATTAGAACTTAAAGAAAACAATTTAATTCCTGAATACATTACAATAGATATAGCACATGGGCACTCAAATAAAGTAATTGAAATGATTAAATTTATAAAAGAACATTTACCAACTTCATTTGTAATAGCAGGAAATGTTGGAACACCAGAAGCTGTTCGTGAATTAGAAAATGCTGGGGCAGATGCGACAAAAGTTGGTATAGGACCAGGAAAAGTTTGTATAACAAAATTAAAAACAGGATTTGGTACTGGAGGTTGGCAACTAGCTGCACTTCGTTGGTGTCAAAAAGCTACAAGTAAACCTATAATTGCAGATGGTGGAATAAGAAATCATGGAGATATTGCAAAATCTATTAGATTTGGTGCAGCATTCGTTATGATAGGTTCTCTATTTGCTGGTCATGAACAAAGTCCAGGTGAAACAATAGAAATTAATGGTGAAAAATTTAAAGAATATTTCGGAAGTGCTTCTGAATTCCAAAAAGGCGAAAGAAAAAATGTTGAAGGTAAAAAAATTCTAACTTCACACAAGGGAGATTTATTTGCTACCTTAATAGAAATGCAACAAGATTTACAATCTTCAATTTCTTATGCTGGTGGAAAAAATTTAGCTTCTCTTCAAAAAGTAGATTATGTTATTGTTAAAAATTCTATTTTTAATGGTGATAGATAA
- the ppc gene encoding phosphoenolpyruvate carboxylase, which produces MAIKKLESSNNKDIINEEIEILTELLDSATKKIATEETLNKIKEIKILADISYYKDLKKKVELLNNEEIEIVARYFSLLPLLINISEDVDLAYEINYKNNTDELYLGKLSKTIEDVSKLDNCKEILEKVNIVPVLTAHPTQVQRKSMLDLNNKIHNLLRKHRDVKLGLINKEKWYKELKRYIEIIVQTDIIREKKLKVPNEISNVMQYYNTSLLQAITSLSIKYKKLAEEKNINLENVSPITMGMWIGGDRDGNPYVTAETLETAARLQFEVVISYYKEKIFDLYRAYSMSTNLMATTEELELLAKNSSDNSEFREKEPYRKALYQISIKLENTQAILFEDDELSNKNTKDYYKNSSELKNELLVVKNSLIINGGKTLVEGDLEELLQAIDVFGFHLASIDMRQDSSVHEECIAELLKSANIELDYSSLSEEEKCKILLRQIKEDPRLLSATNIAKSEILKKELEIFKKARILKDKLGDDIIKQSIISHTTSVSDLLELSVLLKEVGLVEKEFSRIQIVPLFETIEDLRNSVQVMTDYLSIDVVKVWVEDNNTYQEIMLGYSDSNKDGGYLSSGWTLYKAQKQLSSLGKKFNINITFFHGRGGTVGRGGGPSYESILSQPLGSLNNKIRITEQGEVIGTKYGNKDSAYYNLETLISATIDRITGSLEIYNTKKIYEDVMNEVVSDSYKLYRDLVFDNKNFYDYFFDATPIKEISSLNIGSRPAARKIITEISGLRAIPWVFSWSQNRVMLPGWYGVGSSFANYIKKDKNNLSILQKMYLEWPFFKSLLSNVDMVLAKTDMTIAKEYAKLSGKDDTIKVFEIIHNEWKITKDVILAIQNHKELLEDNDYLRYSLKNRLPYFNTLNYIQIELIKRNRFNNINSYKKSIHTTINGIATGLRNSG; this is translated from the coding sequence TTGGCTATTAAAAAATTAGAAAGTAGTAATAACAAAGATATTATTAATGAAGAAATAGAAATACTAACAGAATTATTAGATTCTGCTACTAAGAAAATTGCCACAGAAGAAACTCTAAATAAAATAAAAGAAATAAAAATATTAGCAGACATATCATATTATAAAGATTTAAAGAAAAAAGTTGAGTTGCTAAATAATGAAGAAATAGAAATAGTTGCTAGATATTTTTCTTTATTACCACTACTAATAAATATTTCTGAAGATGTTGATTTGGCTTATGAAATAAATTATAAAAATAATACTGACGAATTATATTTAGGGAAATTATCAAAAACGATAGAAGATGTTTCTAAACTAGATAATTGTAAAGAAATATTAGAAAAAGTTAATATAGTACCAGTTTTAACCGCTCATCCTACACAAGTTCAGCGTAAGAGTATGCTCGATTTGAATAATAAAATTCATAATTTATTAAGAAAACACAGAGATGTAAAATTAGGTTTAATAAATAAAGAAAAATGGTACAAAGAATTAAAAAGATATATAGAAATAATTGTACAAACAGATATTATTCGTGAAAAAAAATTAAAAGTACCCAATGAAATAAGTAATGTAATGCAATATTACAATACTTCATTATTGCAAGCTATTACGAGTTTATCAATAAAATACAAAAAATTAGCAGAAGAAAAGAATATAAATTTAGAAAATGTATCTCCTATTACAATGGGCATGTGGATAGGAGGAGATAGAGATGGAAATCCTTATGTAACAGCAGAAACTCTTGAAACTGCTGCTAGATTACAATTTGAAGTTGTAATTAGTTACTACAAAGAAAAAATATTTGATTTATACAGAGCCTACTCTATGTCAACTAATTTAATGGCTACAACAGAAGAACTAGAATTATTAGCAAAAAATTCATCTGACAATTCGGAATTTAGGGAAAAAGAACCTTACAGAAAAGCCCTGTATCAAATAAGTATTAAATTAGAAAATACACAAGCAATTCTATTTGAAGATGATGAACTAAGTAATAAAAATACTAAAGATTATTACAAAAATTCATCAGAATTGAAAAATGAATTACTTGTTGTAAAAAATTCTTTGATAATTAATGGCGGAAAAACTTTAGTAGAAGGTGATTTAGAAGAATTATTACAAGCAATAGATGTCTTTGGTTTTCACTTAGCTAGTATAGATATGCGTCAAGATTCAAGTGTACATGAAGAGTGTATTGCCGAGTTATTAAAATCAGCTAATATTGAATTAGATTATTCTTCACTTTCAGAAGAAGAAAAATGTAAAATATTGCTAAGACAAATAAAAGAAGACCCTAGATTATTATCAGCTACAAATATTGCAAAATCAGAAATACTAAAAAAAGAGTTGGAAATTTTTAAAAAAGCTAGAATTTTAAAAGATAAACTTGGAGATGATATAATTAAACAAAGTATAATATCTCATACAACAAGTGTGTCAGACTTGTTAGAGTTGTCAGTTTTACTTAAAGAAGTAGGGCTTGTAGAAAAAGAATTTTCTAGGATTCAAATAGTTCCTCTTTTTGAAACAATAGAAGACTTGAGAAATTCTGTTCAAGTTATGACCGATTATCTTAGTATAGATGTTGTTAAAGTTTGGGTAGAAGATAATAATACCTATCAAGAAATTATGCTAGGTTATTCTGATAGTAATAAAGATGGAGGATATTTATCTTCTGGTTGGACCTTGTATAAGGCTCAAAAGCAACTTTCTTCACTAGGTAAAAAATTTAATATTAATATAACATTTTTCCATGGTAGAGGAGGAACAGTAGGTCGTGGTGGTGGCCCTAGCTATGAATCTATATTATCCCAACCACTTGGAAGTTTAAATAATAAAATTAGAATAACAGAACAAGGAGAAGTTATAGGTACTAAGTACGGCAACAAAGATTCTGCTTATTACAATTTAGAAACTCTTATCTCTGCAACTATTGATAGAATTACAGGTAGTTTAGAAATATATAATACAAAAAAAATATATGAAGATGTAATGAATGAAGTAGTGTCAGATAGTTATAAATTATATAGAGATTTAGTTTTTGATAATAAGAATTTTTATGATTATTTTTTTGATGCAACACCGATTAAAGAAATTTCTAGTTTAAATATAGGATCAAGACCTGCCGCTAGAAAAATAATTACAGAAATAAGTGGTTTAAGAGCAATACCTTGGGTATTTTCTTGGTCGCAAAATAGGGTAATGCTCCCAGGTTGGTACGGAGTAGGTTCTTCTTTTGCAAATTATATAAAAAAAGATAAAAACAATTTATCAATTTTACAAAAAATGTATTTGGAATGGCCGTTTTTTAAATCATTACTATCAAATGTTGATATGGTACTTGCAAAAACAGATATGACCATAGCCAAAGAATATGCAAAATTATCTGGTAAAGATGATACGATAAAAGTATTTGAGATTATTCATAATGAATGGAAGATTACAAAAGATGTGATTTTAGCTATTCAAAATCATAAGGAATTATTAGAAGATAATGATTATTTACGTTACAGTTTAAAAAATAGATTGCCTTACTTTAATACCTTAAATTATATACAAATAGAATTAATTAAAAGAAATAGATTTAATAATATAAATTCTTATAAAAAATCTATACATACAACTATAAATGGAATAGCAACAGGATTAAGAAATTCTGGATAA
- the gyrA gene encoding DNA gyrase subunit A, with product MEDKNITLRNITTEIENSFLDYSMSVIVSRALPDVRDGLKPVHRRVLYAFNELGLTHDKPFRKSATVVGEVMGKYHPHGDSATYGTIVRLAQDFNSRYPMVAGQGNFGSIDGDSAAAMRYTEAKLSKIAAEMVRDINKETVDYQDNYDGSTKEPKVLPARIPNLLVNGGSGIAVGMATNIPPHHLGEVIDGVIALADNSEISIPELMTKIKGPDFPTRALILGESGISKAYHTGRGSIIMRGKTKIEQMKNGKERIIISEIPYQVNKAKLVEKIAELARDKKIEGITDLRDESNLKEGIRIVIELRRDSNSNVILNNLFKLTPLQSSFGVNMVALVNGKPKTLNLKEVLYHYLEHQKEVIVRRTRYDLKKAQDRAHILEGLRIALDNIDRIIELIRASKTTEEARNELMVNFNLSELQAQAILDMRLQRLTGLERYKIEDEYNKLIELIKDLIDVLNNDDRVLQIIKDELLEIKEKYKDARRSIIVEGQIDEIENEDLIEREQIVITLSYNQYIKRLAASTYKSQGRGGRGINGMTTNDEDNVEYMLTCSTHDHILFFTDRGKVYTLKGYEINQMSRQAKGIPIINLLEIDKDEKVNSIIAISDLQESDTNLVFVTKYGIIKKSNLADYASIMKKGKIALKLDENDTLIEVQKVTKNDDIMIVTAGGQAIRINEDKVRQMGRVSRGVKGITLALDDYVVGMQIINKAKKILTVTENGIGKISKENEFRVTNRGGKGIKVAKISKKTGKIVSVKSISGTEDLMIMTDQGIIIRIDISVLNTLGRTATGVKLINLVDGQKVATVTLAEKEEILEEN from the coding sequence ATGGAAGATAAAAATATTACTTTAAGAAATATAACTACTGAAATTGAAAATTCATTTTTAGATTATTCAATGAGTGTTATAGTATCACGAGCCTTGCCTGATGTAAGAGATGGTTTAAAACCAGTTCATAGACGTGTACTTTACGCATTTAACGAACTAGGATTAACACACGATAAACCATTTAGAAAATCAGCCACAGTTGTCGGGGAAGTTATGGGAAAATATCACCCTCACGGAGATTCTGCAACATACGGAACAATAGTTCGTTTAGCACAAGATTTTAATAGTAGATATCCAATGGTTGCAGGTCAAGGGAACTTTGGGTCTATTGACGGAGATAGTGCAGCAGCAATGCGTTATACCGAAGCAAAATTAAGTAAAATTGCAGCTGAAATGGTTCGAGATATAAATAAAGAAACTGTTGACTACCAAGATAACTATGACGGTTCAACAAAAGAACCAAAAGTTTTACCAGCTAGAATACCAAATTTACTTGTAAATGGTGGTTCTGGTATTGCTGTGGGTATGGCAACTAATATACCTCCTCATCATTTAGGGGAAGTTATTGACGGTGTTATTGCCTTGGCAGATAATTCAGAAATATCAATACCAGAATTAATGACTAAAATTAAGGGACCAGATTTTCCAACAAGAGCTTTAATTTTAGGGGAATCAGGGATTTCTAAGGCTTATCACACTGGACGTGGTTCAATAATAATGCGTGGTAAAACTAAAATTGAACAAATGAAAAATGGTAAAGAAAGAATTATAATTTCTGAGATACCTTATCAAGTAAATAAGGCAAAACTTGTAGAAAAAATTGCAGAGTTAGCACGTGATAAAAAAATAGAAGGAATTACAGATTTACGAGATGAAAGTAATTTAAAAGAGGGAATTAGAATAGTAATTGAACTTAGAAGAGATTCTAATAGTAATGTTATCTTGAATAATTTATTCAAACTAACTCCTTTGCAGTCATCTTTTGGTGTTAATATGGTTGCGCTTGTCAATGGAAAACCTAAAACTTTAAATTTAAAAGAAGTTTTATATCATTATTTAGAACACCAAAAAGAAGTTATTGTTCGTAGAACTAGATACGACTTAAAAAAAGCACAAGACAGAGCCCATATATTAGAAGGTTTGAGAATAGCATTAGATAATATTGATAGAATAATCGAATTAATTAGAGCATCTAAAACAACTGAAGAAGCTAGAAATGAACTTATGGTAAACTTTAATTTATCTGAATTGCAAGCACAAGCAATACTAGATATGAGATTGCAACGTTTAACAGGCTTGGAACGTTACAAAATAGAAGATGAGTACAATAAACTTATTGAATTAATTAAAGATTTAATAGATGTATTAAATAATGATGATAGAGTTCTTCAAATAATAAAAGATGAACTTTTAGAAATTAAAGAAAAATATAAAGACGCACGTCGTAGTATCATAGTAGAAGGTCAAATAGATGAAATAGAAAATGAAGATTTAATAGAGAGAGAACAAATAGTAATAACTCTATCATATAATCAATACATTAAACGTTTAGCAGCAAGTACATATAAATCTCAAGGTAGAGGTGGACGTGGCATAAATGGAATGACTACAAATGATGAAGATAATGTTGAATATATGCTAACTTGTTCAACTCATGACCATATACTATTCTTTACAGACAGAGGAAAAGTCTACACACTGAAAGGTTATGAAATTAATCAGATGAGTAGACAAGCAAAAGGAATACCTATAATAAATCTATTAGAAATAGATAAAGATGAAAAAGTAAATTCAATAATAGCTATTTCTGATTTACAGGAGTCAGATACTAATTTAGTATTTGTTACTAAATACGGAATTATAAAAAAATCAAATCTTGCAGATTACGCAAGTATAATGAAAAAAGGCAAAATAGCCTTAAAATTAGATGAAAATGATACCTTAATAGAAGTTCAGAAAGTTACTAAAAATGATGATATTATGATAGTAACGGCTGGAGGTCAAGCTATAAGAATTAATGAAGATAAGGTTCGACAAATGGGTAGAGTTAGTCGAGGTGTTAAAGGGATAACATTAGCTCTTGATGATTATGTAGTAGGTATGCAAATAATAAATAAGGCTAAAAAAATATTAACTGTAACAGAAAATGGTATAGGTAAAATCTCTAAAGAAAATGAATTTAGAGTTACTAACCGTGGAGGAAAAGGAATAAAGGTAGCAAAAATTTCTAAAAAAACAGGAAAAATAGTTTCTGTTAAATCAATTTCAGGAACAGAAGATTTAATGATAATGACAGACCAAGGAATTATTATAAGAATTGACATTTCTGTATTGAATACACTAGGAAGAACTGCAACAGGAGTAAAATTAATAAATCTTGTTGACGGTCAAAAAGTTGCTACGGTTACTTTAGCAGAAAAAGAAGAAATACTGGAAGAAAATTAA